The following proteins are encoded in a genomic region of [Eubacterium] hominis:
- a CDS encoding DNA alkylation repair protein, translated as MEVQEIITQLQGMSNEKYKANVVKMGIPEANSIGVSTGEVRKLAKTIEKSNALAYALWESGYHEARLLAVLLFDKKTLTIKEAAKLMDDVISWDLCDHLCKNLIVKIKGFTELINEWIISNDTYKKRGAFTLMVADVIHNKKITEDTIDEYLDMVKNYSDDDRDHVKKAASWALREIGKKDFTENEKAILLAHELKEGSKPQQWIAKDALKELENVVKVEGRGRLISADSMMGKEKDE; from the coding sequence ATGGAAGTACAAGAAATAATAACGCAGTTACAGGGTATGTCTAATGAAAAATATAAGGCTAATGTTGTGAAAATGGGTATTCCGGAAGCAAATAGCATTGGCGTATCAACAGGAGAAGTTCGCAAGTTAGCGAAAACCATTGAAAAATCAAATGCATTGGCATATGCATTATGGGAAAGTGGATATCATGAGGCAAGATTACTGGCAGTGCTTTTATTTGATAAAAAGACATTAACCATCAAGGAAGCTGCTAAGTTAATGGATGATGTGATATCCTGGGATTTATGCGATCATTTATGTAAGAATCTGATTGTGAAAATCAAAGGGTTCACAGAGCTGATCAATGAATGGATCATATCCAATGATACATATAAAAAACGCGGTGCTTTTACCTTAATGGTCGCAGATGTTATTCATAATAAGAAAATCACAGAAGATACCATAGATGAGTATTTGGATATGGTAAAAAATTATAGTGATGATGATCGAGATCATGTAAAGAAAGCTGCCTCATGGGCATTACGTGAGATTGGAAAGAAGGATTTCACAGAAAATGAAAAGGCTATTTTGCTGGCACATGAGTTAAAAGAGGGCAGTAAGCCCCAGCAATGGATTGCGAAAGATGCTTTAAAAGAACTGGAAAATGTTGTGAAGGTAGAAGGTAGGGGAAGGCTAATTTCCGCAGATTCCATGATGGGTAAAGAAAAAGATGAATGA
- a CDS encoding radical SAM protein, with amino-acid sequence MNEIIVKEIQVKDLLTKSNLPDSDYVINPYTGCAHGCRYCYASFMKRFSGHKEPWGSFVDVKHCDKLMNTKKLIGKTVFLSSVTDCYQPIEEQYEKTRSILKQLRDVDCTLNISTKSKLILRDIDLLTKCKHCTVSMSINTLDEDFRRKMDHASTIEDRFSTLKQLHEHGIYTILFMSPIFPMLTDWKGIIEKSRDFVDCFWFENLNLRGTYKKEILDIIKTDYPQYMDLYDQIYHKKDKSYWQSLAKDIHDYCMEHKIPHINYFYHEELVEEKKQKNAS; translated from the coding sequence ATGAATGAGATAATTGTAAAAGAAATTCAGGTCAAAGATTTGTTAACGAAATCTAATCTTCCTGATAGTGATTATGTGATTAATCCTTATACAGGCTGTGCACATGGCTGTCGTTATTGTTATGCTAGTTTTATGAAAAGATTTAGCGGACATAAAGAGCCGTGGGGAAGTTTTGTGGATGTAAAGCATTGCGATAAATTAATGAATACCAAAAAGCTGATAGGGAAAACCGTGTTTCTATCATCCGTGACGGATTGTTATCAGCCTATCGAAGAACAATATGAAAAGACCCGCTCAATTTTAAAACAACTAAGGGATGTTGATTGCACGTTAAATATCTCTACGAAATCAAAACTGATTTTAAGGGATATTGATCTTTTAACGAAATGTAAACATTGTACTGTATCCATGTCTATCAATACATTAGATGAAGATTTTAGAAGGAAAATGGATCATGCTAGTACGATAGAGGATCGTTTTTCTACTTTAAAACAACTACATGAACATGGAATTTATACCATTTTATTTATGTCGCCAATTTTTCCCATGTTGACAGATTGGAAAGGCATCATAGAGAAAAGCAGGGATTTCGTTGATTGTTTCTGGTTTGAAAATTTAAATTTGAGAGGAACCTATAAGAAGGAAATTTTGGATATCATAAAAACAGATTACCCTCAATATATGGATTTATATGATCAAATCTATCACAAAAAAGATAAATCTTATTGGCAAAGTCTTGCGAAGGATATTCATGATTATTGTATGGAACATAAGATTCCACATATCAATTATTTTTACCATGAAGAACTGGTAGAAGAAAAGAAACAGAAAAATGCATCGTAA
- a CDS encoding IS4 family transposase has protein sequence MVDSAIHAVHDYLPDASLHFLELIKGDNPDSFTRLRKLSVLDIIYQMFDRKGCSQWSDIMNFYDDLNKKQTITETGFYLARKKFNPEALRVMSNEFIANFYDNNADEMKKWKNHLVLSVDGSKIILPNTKENEAIFGRINAKPTSKDFDSKPVSGLLSTLHDCLNDTFLDVKFGPCSSSEKYFASKHITTYCENFIDSAIFTLDRGYPSMRLVDQLINSKQYFVFRLPSSFLKAYTNQIKAGEDKVIHITFDRESTNQYRDDIQFRQHLMNTTYTLRFTKLIIGQDKDDQDIVELLMSNLPEDEYSKDDLKELYHLRWTIETSYNRLKNRMKLENFSGYKSTLIYQDIYADIWLYNIISLEILYANDQVAIEQKQEGEYILKRNFNKAIGIMKKLFIRALISMDEDTNDYALSVIKDNIAGNLVWIKKGRAYERKRTTTPSSISYKSTY, from the coding sequence ATGGTAGATAGTGCTATTCATGCCGTACATGATTATCTACCCGATGCATCCCTGCATTTTTTAGAACTTATTAAAGGCGATAATCCTGATTCTTTCACCAGATTACGGAAACTATCTGTTCTTGATATTATTTATCAAATGTTTGATCGAAAAGGGTGCTCACAATGGAGTGATATTATGAACTTTTACGATGACCTCAATAAAAAACAAACAATAACAGAAACTGGCTTTTACCTTGCCAGAAAAAAATTCAATCCTGAGGCATTGCGTGTCATGAGCAATGAGTTTATTGCCAATTTTTATGACAACAATGCCGATGAAATGAAAAAATGGAAAAACCATCTAGTACTATCCGTTGATGGTTCCAAGATCATCCTACCTAATACAAAAGAGAATGAAGCCATCTTCGGTCGTATAAATGCGAAGCCTACATCCAAAGATTTTGATTCCAAACCTGTTAGTGGTCTTTTATCTACCCTTCATGATTGTTTGAACGATACGTTTCTTGATGTAAAGTTTGGTCCATGTTCATCAAGTGAGAAGTATTTCGCTTCGAAGCATATCACAACATACTGCGAAAACTTCATTGATAGTGCCATTTTCACCTTGGATAGAGGATATCCATCTATGAGACTTGTAGATCAACTGATAAACAGTAAGCAATATTTCGTATTCAGATTACCTAGTAGTTTTTTGAAAGCATATACAAATCAAATAAAGGCGGGAGAAGACAAGGTCATACACATTACCTTTGATAGAGAAAGTACGAATCAATATCGAGATGACATTCAGTTTCGACAGCATCTGATGAATACCACGTATACCCTACGATTCACTAAATTGATTATAGGACAGGACAAAGACGACCAAGATATCGTTGAATTACTAATGTCAAACTTACCAGAAGATGAATATAGTAAGGATGATTTAAAAGAACTATATCATTTACGTTGGACGATTGAAACATCTTATAACAGATTAAAAAACAGGATGAAACTGGAGAATTTCAGTGGATACAAATCAACACTTATTTATCAGGATATATACGCAGATATCTGGCTATATAATATCATATCATTAGAAATCTTGTATGCGAATGATCAAGTAGCGATAGAACAGAAACAGGAGGGAGAATACATACTAAAGCGAAATTTCAATAAAGCAATAGGAATTATGAAGAAGTTATTTATAAGGGCATTAATCAGCATGGATGAAGATACAAATGATTATGCATTATCAGTAATAAAGGATAATATAGCAGGCAATTTAGTATGGATTAAAAAAGGACGTGCCTATGAACGAAAGCGAACAACAACGCCTTCTTCAATATCTTATAAAAGCACGTATTAG
- a CDS encoding suppressor of fused domain protein: MGLFSKKKAKKEIQPAVEEVKDEELDATGWHAITQAFEKLYPDQKDPRHYGVLIPWRLGGNDPLQGISIYEASDYYHFVTYGFSELYEKEFENKEYSGYGFELTLKLKKAGLSDDEAEIKGICGILQALARETFQHGDIFQPEEYIYTGQKTGMDVKAESKITGFITTLDEAGEIDTPNGKVQFVQLIGMQDQELQAIVDHTYRVHDLLEKLPDTLTDYTRESVI, translated from the coding sequence ATGGGACTGTTTTCTAAGAAAAAAGCGAAAAAAGAAATACAACCTGCTGTTGAAGAAGTAAAAGATGAAGAATTGGATGCAACTGGATGGCATGCAATTACACAAGCTTTTGAAAAGCTTTATCCAGATCAGAAGGATCCCAGACACTATGGTGTTTTGATTCCATGGCGATTAGGCGGCAATGATCCTTTACAAGGTATCAGTATTTATGAAGCAAGTGATTATTATCACTTTGTAACCTATGGTTTTAGTGAGCTGTATGAAAAAGAATTTGAAAATAAAGAATATAGCGGTTATGGCTTTGAGTTGACCTTAAAACTAAAAAAAGCAGGTTTATCTGATGATGAAGCTGAAATCAAAGGCATCTGTGGTATCCTTCAGGCATTAGCCAGAGAAACCTTTCAACATGGTGATATCTTTCAACCTGAAGAATATATCTATACAGGGCAGAAAACCGGTATGGATGTAAAAGCTGAAAGTAAGATTACAGGCTTTATCACTACCTTAGATGAAGCAGGCGAAATTGATACCCCAAATGGCAAAGTACAATTTGTACAGCTGATTGGTATGCAGGATCAAGAACTTCAAGCAATCGTAGATCATACCTATCGTGTCCATGATCTATTAGAAAAACTGCCAGATACCCTGACAGATTATACAAGAGAAAGTGTTATATAA
- a CDS encoding NFACT family protein, with translation MALDGLLLRQLYHEINTCLPAKILKIQAVSDTELLFTLRTQQGNQKLMISLHSVYNRINITKESYTTLEVPGNFVMLLRKQIDGGIIRSMEQIGLDRILHMEIEARNEMGDIHVKHFYVELMGKYANVVLVDEDMRIIDALKRIPPFENNSRTIHPGAAYVLPAPHVGKQDPFHHEAFDLEESFTKQFHGFSPLLSKEMQYRIKQGQSFDEVMQEIASSNQLYISDVEDNMFFHCIPLLHLGAHYRVYPLMKGMDILFYHKEEKVRIKQQSGDLFKACRKELRKNESKLPKLKQSLKEALDCDKYREYGDLLFAYQHTLQKEKTIVLPSFETGEDVKIPIDMRFDLKTNANKFYQKYHKFKRAQSILNEQIELCEKEIRYFEAMEVQLEQAGIQDAIEIREELAKQGYVKAYKSRIRKKKKQELPHYDTFQFEDVTLYLGKNNLQNEYVTWKLGRKNDTWFHAKDLHGAHVIITTPDPDEQLIRDAAMLAAWYSKGRFSSSVPVNYCLVKQLKKIPGSKGSFVSLSTYKTIYIDPDAAYIQQLIDEHMVHQK, from the coding sequence ATGGCATTAGATGGTTTATTATTAAGACAGCTGTATCATGAAATCAATACCTGTCTACCTGCAAAGATTTTAAAGATTCAGGCAGTTAGTGATACGGAATTACTTTTTACCCTTCGTACACAACAAGGTAATCAAAAACTGATGATTTCTTTACATAGTGTATATAACCGTATCAATATCACGAAGGAATCTTATACAACGCTGGAAGTTCCGGGTAATTTTGTGATGCTGTTAAGAAAACAGATAGATGGTGGTATTATTCGTTCTATGGAACAAATTGGATTAGATCGTATCCTGCATATGGAAATTGAAGCCAGAAATGAAATGGGCGATATCCATGTAAAACATTTTTATGTAGAGCTCATGGGCAAATATGCCAATGTGGTATTAGTCGATGAGGACATGCGCATTATTGATGCGCTAAAGCGTATTCCGCCTTTTGAAAACAATAGTCGTACCATTCATCCTGGGGCAGCTTATGTATTACCTGCACCCCATGTTGGGAAACAAGATCCCTTTCATCATGAAGCATTTGATCTTGAAGAATCTTTCACAAAACAGTTTCACGGATTTTCTCCATTGTTGAGTAAAGAAATGCAATATCGTATAAAACAAGGTCAATCATTTGATGAAGTCATGCAGGAAATTGCATCATCAAATCAATTATATATCAGTGATGTTGAGGACAATATGTTTTTCCATTGTATTCCTTTGCTTCATTTAGGAGCACATTATCGTGTGTACCCTTTGATGAAAGGTATGGATATTTTATTTTATCATAAAGAAGAAAAAGTGCGGATCAAACAACAAAGCGGAGATTTATTCAAAGCGTGTCGTAAAGAATTAAGAAAAAATGAATCTAAGCTTCCAAAACTGAAGCAAAGTCTAAAAGAAGCACTGGATTGCGATAAATATCGTGAATACGGTGATTTATTATTTGCCTATCAACATACGCTGCAAAAAGAAAAAACGATTGTACTTCCCTCTTTTGAAACCGGTGAAGATGTAAAAATTCCGATTGATATGCGTTTTGATTTAAAAACCAATGCAAATAAATTTTATCAAAAATACCATAAATTTAAACGTGCACAGAGTATTTTAAATGAACAGATCGAACTGTGTGAAAAAGAAATCCGCTACTTTGAAGCTATGGAAGTACAACTGGAGCAAGCTGGTATACAAGATGCCATCGAAATTCGTGAAGAACTGGCAAAACAAGGCTATGTAAAAGCATATAAGAGCCGGATACGTAAAAAGAAGAAACAGGAACTGCCCCATTATGATACATTTCAGTTTGAAGACGTTACATTGTATCTGGGAAAAAACAACCTGCAAAATGAATATGTTACATGGAAGCTTGGAAGAAAGAATGATACATGGTTTCATGCCAAAGATTTACATGGTGCCCATGTGATTATCACAACCCCTGATCCAGATGAACAGTTGATTCGTGATGCTGCCATGCTTGCGGCATGGTATAGCAAAGGACGTTTTTCATCCAGTGTTCCTGTGAATTACTGTTTAGTAAAACAATTGAAAAAAATACCTGGCAGTAAAGGCAGCTTTGTATCTTTAAGTACCTATAAAACTATTTATATCGATCCAGACGCTGCTTATATTCAACAACTGATTGATGAACATATGGTTCATCAGAAATAA
- the gmk gene encoding guanylate kinase — MKKGLLIIISGPSGVGKGTIRSYFMNDESLKLAYSISMTTRSPRVGEKDGVDYIFTTKEAFEEAIKNGELLEWAEFVGNYYGTPMEEVEKLRNEGKNVLLEIEVQGATQVREKCPDALTIFIIPPNMEELEKRIRGRRSEPEEIVQQRLAKASKEMKMMDNYKYIVCNDDPKLAADLISSIIKRHMETEE, encoded by the coding sequence ATGAAGAAAGGATTGTTGATCATCATCAGTGGCCCAAGTGGTGTTGGAAAAGGTACTATTCGAAGCTACTTTATGAATGATGAATCACTGAAACTGGCTTATTCCATATCTATGACGACAAGAAGTCCTAGAGTTGGTGAAAAAGACGGTGTTGATTACATATTTACAACGAAAGAAGCGTTTGAGGAAGCTATCAAGAACGGGGAACTGCTGGAATGGGCAGAATTTGTAGGTAACTATTATGGTACGCCTATGGAGGAAGTTGAAAAACTTCGTAATGAAGGTAAAAATGTTTTACTGGAAATTGAAGTACAGGGTGCAACGCAGGTGCGTGAGAAATGTCCTGACGCATTAACGATCTTTATCATACCACCAAACATGGAAGAATTGGAAAAACGTATCCGTGGTAGAAGAAGTGAACCAGAAGAAATCGTACAGCAGCGTTTAGCAAAAGCCAGCAAAGAAATGAAGATGATGGATAATTACAAGTATATTGTATGTAATGATGATCCAAAACTGGCTGCTGATTTGATTAGTTCTATTATTAAACGCCATATGGAAACAGAAGAGTAA
- the gdhA gene encoding NADP-specific glutamate dehydrogenase — MAKLDFVKEAVRKRNPNDAEFIQAVDEVMLSLEKVVEKHPEYIEKGVFERIIEPERQIIFRVPWVDDSGKVQVNRAYRVEFNSAIGPYKGGLRFHPSVNISIIKFLGFEQIFKNSLTGLPMGGGKGGSDFDPKGKSDAEVMRFCQSFMTELCKYIGPDTDVPAGDIGVGGREIGYMFGQYKRIRNEFTGVLTGKGLNWGGSLARTQATGYGLCYFTNAMLKNKGLSFEGKNVVVSGSGNVAIYAAEKAMTLGAKVIAMSDSSGYVVDENGINLDVMKEIKEVKRGRIHEYAEKVEGATFHAKESIWNVPCDIALPCATQNELKKEDAETLVKNGVIAVCEGANMPTTPEAIEVLQANKILYAPGKASNAGGVATSGLEMSQNSARLSWTFEEVDEKLKGIMENIFDTVSKTAEEYGMPDNYMAGANIAGFIKVADSMIDQGIV, encoded by the coding sequence ATGGCTAAATTAGATTTCGTAAAAGAAGCAGTTCGTAAACGCAACCCAAATGACGCAGAATTCATTCAAGCTGTGGATGAAGTAATGCTTTCTCTTGAGAAAGTTGTTGAAAAACATCCAGAGTATATAGAAAAAGGTGTATTTGAACGAATTATTGAGCCAGAACGACAAATCATCTTCCGTGTTCCATGGGTCGATGATTCTGGAAAGGTACAGGTGAATCGTGCATACCGTGTGGAATTCAATTCCGCAATTGGACCTTATAAAGGTGGACTTCGTTTCCATCCAAGCGTAAACATCAGTATTATCAAATTCTTAGGATTTGAACAGATCTTTAAAAACAGTCTGACTGGACTGCCTATGGGCGGTGGAAAAGGTGGAAGTGACTTTGATCCAAAAGGTAAAAGTGACGCAGAAGTCATGCGTTTCTGCCAGAGTTTCATGACTGAATTATGTAAATATATCGGACCAGATACCGATGTACCTGCTGGAGATATCGGTGTTGGCGGACGTGAAATTGGTTATATGTTTGGACAATACAAACGTATCCGTAATGAATTTACTGGTGTATTAACTGGTAAAGGTTTAAACTGGGGTGGTTCTTTAGCAAGAACACAGGCTACCGGTTATGGCTTATGTTACTTCACAAATGCGATGTTAAAAAACAAAGGCTTATCATTTGAAGGTAAGAACGTGGTTGTTTCAGGTAGTGGCAATGTTGCTATCTATGCCGCAGAAAAAGCTATGACATTAGGCGCAAAAGTTATCGCAATGAGTGATTCTAGTGGATATGTTGTAGATGAAAACGGCATCAACTTAGATGTAATGAAAGAAATCAAAGAAGTAAAACGTGGCAGAATTCATGAATATGCTGAAAAAGTTGAAGGTGCTACTTTCCACGCTAAAGAAAGCATTTGGAATGTACCATGCGATATCGCATTACCTTGTGCTACACAGAATGAATTGAAAAAAGAAGACGCAGAAACATTGGTAAAAAATGGTGTCATCGCTGTATGTGAAGGTGCCAATATGCCGACAACACCAGAAGCCATTGAAGTTTTACAGGCAAACAAGATTTTATATGCCCCAGGTAAAGCAAGCAATGCAGGTGGCGTCGCAACTTCAGGACTTGAAATGTCACAGAACTCAGCACGTTTAAGCTGGACATTTGAAGAAGTTGATGAAAAATTAAAAGGCATTATGGAAAACATCTTTGATACAGTTTCTAAAACTGCTGAAGAATATGGCATGCCAGACAACTATATGGCTGGGGCAAACATTGCTGGATTCATCAAAGTCGCAGATTCTATGATTGATCAGGGTATTGTATAA
- a CDS encoding FeoA domain-containing protein, producing MNASEMREQQLCEVIRVHMEEADTKRLFYLGIYEGAIIRLIQKAPLQDPYLFYVQGTHLILRKQDAQRIEVKCL from the coding sequence ATGAATGCAAGTGAAATGAGGGAACAGCAGCTATGTGAAGTTATAAGAGTACATATGGAGGAAGCAGATACCAAACGATTATTTTATCTAGGTATTTATGAAGGTGCAATCATCAGGCTGATACAAAAAGCGCCCCTTCAAGATCCTTATCTGTTTTATGTACAGGGAACACATCTGATTTTAAGAAAGCAGGATGCACAAAGAATTGAGGTGAAATGTTTATGA
- the feoB gene encoding ferrous iron transport protein B yields the protein MKEYTIAFVGNPNVGKSAWINALSDADFKVGNWPGVTVERKEATIKYHGNLYHLIDLPGCYSLNKQENEERITSDFLQKEQVDLIVNVVDASNLSHNLYLTLLLRELQIPMLIIFNFMDVVEKCAIHIDHTRISKRLQIPILCVSAFRKKDKQLVWDAICTQIHQDGFYYPLLSNEDVEIYVHVYNYLDDHLPSYVTWNEQHRHVFTLQVLKQEETAWKQLEGWQIDLEAIKALSQGMNKERIEKSRYHVIASLMNYVEEDEQKRFAFTRKIDRILLHKYFGLPLFFVIFTFLLLFVFQFSAPYNALIDFLINDILKKYLAHAILSFPIAFQHLLLDGILAGVGGVLTFVPLMAILYMVLSILEESGYMSRIAFLLDRMMHTFHLSGKSFVSLLLGFGCNVPAIYATRTLDNEHQKRLTAVLVPFMSCGARLPVYVLFASAFFPHKASLMILSVYGIGILIALILAFLLSKQEAFKEDGLFVLELPNYHMPNFHVVFHKVKEEVKNYVKKAFGIVLWAMVILWGISYFPTGNLSESYMATFAKTAAPIFEPAGFGNRWECVASLPGGIIAKETIVGYFGTVLEGDKDAKPAPIDLEKDIQSIKEETLHAIKSSIHDTFFPNVKLKSQDQGAVIAVKNLWQDKYANLRAFCFMVYVLLSIPCIMTLQALYHEYGKKMLALSIAMMIIIPYGVAVFLFQFFSFLL from the coding sequence ATGAAGGAATATACAATTGCTTTTGTAGGAAATCCCAATGTTGGAAAAAGTGCATGGATCAATGCATTAAGTGATGCAGATTTTAAAGTCGGCAACTGGCCTGGTGTAACAGTAGAGCGTAAAGAGGCAACCATCAAATACCATGGGAATCTATATCATCTGATTGATTTGCCTGGCTGTTACAGCTTGAATAAACAAGAAAATGAAGAACGTATTACCAGTGATTTTCTTCAAAAGGAACAGGTTGATCTGATTGTGAATGTTGTGGATGCTAGTAATCTTTCTCATAACCTGTATCTAACGCTGTTGTTAAGGGAACTACAGATTCCCATGCTGATCATTTTTAACTTTATGGATGTAGTAGAAAAGTGTGCCATACATATCGACCATACCAGAATTTCCAAGCGTTTACAGATACCGATTCTGTGTGTGAGCGCATTTCGTAAAAAAGATAAACAACTTGTTTGGGATGCCATTTGTACACAGATTCATCAGGATGGATTTTATTATCCATTATTATCTAATGAAGATGTAGAAATCTATGTGCATGTATATAACTATCTGGATGATCATTTACCATCCTATGTTACATGGAATGAGCAACATCGTCATGTATTTACCTTACAGGTTTTAAAACAGGAGGAAACAGCATGGAAACAGTTGGAGGGATGGCAAATAGATCTGGAAGCTATCAAAGCACTGTCACAGGGAATGAATAAAGAGCGTATAGAAAAAAGCCGGTATCATGTGATAGCTTCTTTAATGAATTATGTAGAAGAAGATGAACAAAAGCGATTTGCTTTTACACGGAAAATAGATCGTATCCTGCTGCATAAATATTTTGGTCTGCCACTTTTTTTTGTGATCTTTACGTTTCTTTTATTATTTGTTTTTCAATTCAGTGCACCATATAATGCACTCATAGACTTTTTGATAAATGATATCTTGAAAAAATATCTTGCCCACGCAATTCTATCGTTTCCTATCGCATTTCAACATCTTTTGCTGGATGGTATATTAGCAGGGGTAGGTGGTGTATTGACCTTTGTGCCTTTAATGGCAATTCTGTATATGGTGTTATCCATTTTGGAAGAAAGCGGCTATATGAGCAGAATTGCTTTTCTATTAGACCGTATGATGCATACCTTTCATCTAAGTGGAAAAAGTTTTGTGTCATTATTATTAGGCTTTGGCTGTAATGTACCAGCCATTTATGCGACAAGAACTTTGGATAATGAACATCAAAAACGTTTAACCGCTGTCTTAGTACCCTTTATGTCCTGTGGTGCCAGACTTCCAGTCTATGTATTATTTGCATCTGCTTTCTTTCCACATAAAGCTTCTTTGATGATATTGAGTGTATATGGCATTGGCATCCTGATTGCCTTGATTCTGGCCTTTCTTTTAAGTAAACAGGAAGCATTTAAAGAGGATGGACTATTCGTTTTAGAGCTGCCAAACTATCATATGCCTAATTTTCATGTGGTATTTCATAAGGTCAAAGAAGAAGTGAAAAACTATGTAAAAAAAGCCTTTGGTATCGTCTTATGGGCAATGGTAATTTTATGGGGAATCAGTTATTTTCCAACTGGTAATTTATCTGAAAGCTATATGGCAACATTTGCGAAAACGGCCGCTCCCATTTTTGAACCGGCAGGATTTGGAAATCGTTGGGAATGTGTGGCATCGTTACCAGGAGGAATCATCGCCAAAGAAACCATCGTTGGCTATTTTGGAACAGTGTTAGAAGGAGATAAAGACGCAAAACCAGCGCCAATTGATTTAGAAAAAGATATACAATCCATCAAAGAGGAAACCCTGCATGCTATCAAAAGCAGTATTCACGATACGTTCTTTCCAAATGTAAAATTAAAATCTCAAGATCAGGGTGCTGTGATCGCTGTAAAAAACCTATGGCAGGATAAATACGCAAATTTAAGAGCTTTTTGTTTTATGGTATATGTATTACTATCTATTCCATGCATTATGACTTTACAAGCGCTCTATCATGAATATGGTAAAAAAATGTTGGCATTATCCATTGCGATGATGATCATCATTCCTTATGGCGTAGCAGTATTTTTATTTCAGTTCTTTTCATTTCTTTTATAA
- a CDS encoding LURP-one-related family protein, with protein sequence MKLLFKQRIFSWFDSYDIYNENGETLFQVEGKLSWGHKLLIYDQMHLQIGEVKEEVLTLLPKFILYDHGIEIGKIEKEFTFFRPKFHLTCNDWRVEGDFMEWDYTVLNDTRIIMQASKELFHFSDTYVLDIERDEDALLCLMIVLAIDAAKCSRGD encoded by the coding sequence ATGAAACTATTATTTAAACAAAGAATATTTAGCTGGTTTGACAGTTATGATATCTATAATGAAAATGGAGAAACGCTGTTTCAGGTAGAAGGAAAACTGTCCTGGGGACATAAATTATTGATCTATGATCAGATGCATTTACAGATTGGAGAAGTAAAAGAAGAAGTATTGACACTTTTACCAAAATTCATCCTATATGATCATGGTATAGAGATTGGAAAGATTGAAAAAGAATTTACATTCTTTCGTCCAAAATTTCATCTGACATGTAACGATTGGCGTGTAGAAGGTGATTTTATGGAATGGGATTATACCGTCTTAAATGATACACGTATTATTATGCAGGCTTCAAAAGAACTGTTTCACTTCAGCGATACTTACGTTTTGGATATTGAAAGAGATGAGGATGCCTTACTATGTTTGATGATCGTACTGGCAATTGATGCAGCGAAATGTTCAAGAGGTGATTAA
- a CDS encoding cysteine hydrolase has translation MARVSEMFMQQLSDMHVMDIKDPIVFVVDMINGFIHEGALADEAINEITQNIIEVLEALDTRNIFIADAHPPKTREFLSFPSHCVIGTRESEVVEELQPYIHELFHKNSTNTFTCMDFQSFIEEKRLDAYQDIIIMGCCSDICILQFALCLNAWFNEHNMVDHRIIIPVNTIDTYHIEGIHDAYSCNEFAIANMKANGILMVKSLREGK, from the coding sequence ATGGCAAGAGTTAGCGAAATGTTTATGCAGCAATTATCTGACATGCATGTTATGGATATCAAAGATCCAATCGTATTCGTTGTGGATATGATCAATGGCTTTATCCATGAAGGCGCATTGGCAGATGAGGCAATCAATGAAATCACGCAGAATATCATAGAGGTATTAGAAGCACTGGATACCCGTAATATCTTTATCGCAGATGCACATCCACCAAAAACAAGAGAGTTTCTATCATTTCCATCTCATTGTGTGATTGGCACAAGGGAAAGTGAAGTAGTCGAAGAACTACAGCCATATATTCATGAACTATTTCATAAAAACAGTACCAATACATTTACCTGTATGGATTTTCAATCTTTTATTGAAGAAAAACGTTTGGATGCTTATCAGGATATCATCATAATGGGATGTTGCAGTGATATTTGTATCTTACAGTTTGCGCTTTGTTTAAATGCGTGGTTCAATGAGCATAATATGGTTGATCATCGTATCATCATTCCAGTGAATACCATAGATACATATCATATAGAAGGCATCCATGATGCATATAGCTGTAACGAATTTGCAATCGCAAATATGAAAGCCAATGGAATCCTTATGGTGAAAAGTTTAAGAGAGGGGAAATAA